Proteins encoded within one genomic window of Flavobacterium gilvum:
- the aspA gene encoding aspartate ammonia-lyase, with protein MGTTRKEHDFLGELEIPDHLYYGIQTFRAVENFNITGIPISREPLFIKALGYVKKAAAMANKDCGALDAKIAEAICYGSDQVIAGKFDQEFVSDLIQGGAGTSVNMNANEVIANIGLEYLGHKKGEYKFLHPNNHVNCSQSTNDAYPSAFRIALYLKMDSFIKTVENLEKAFLAKGNEFKNVLKMGRTQLQDAVPMTLGQEFHSYATTIGEDVLRLKDAQSLVLDINMGATAIGTKVNAPEGYPEICVNYLAQEIGIPLTLSPDLIEATVDTGAYVQIMGTMKRTAVKISKICNDLRLLSSGPRTGLNEINLPARQPGSSIMPGKVNPVIPEVVNQTCFYVIGQDLTVTMAAEAGQLQLNVMEPVISFAMFTSLDYLSKAIQTLIDKCIVGITANEQHCYDMVMNSIGIVTQLNPIIGYEESASIAGDALKTGKSVHQIAVVERKLITQEKWDEIYSTDNLIHPRYITS; from the coding sequence ATGGGAACAACAAGAAAAGAACATGACTTTTTAGGCGAATTGGAAATTCCAGACCATCTGTATTACGGAATTCAAACGTTTAGAGCGGTTGAGAATTTTAATATAACAGGGATTCCAATTTCTAGAGAGCCATTATTCATAAAGGCATTGGGCTATGTAAAAAAAGCAGCCGCAATGGCCAATAAAGATTGTGGAGCATTAGATGCAAAAATAGCCGAGGCTATTTGTTATGGAAGCGATCAGGTAATAGCAGGTAAATTCGATCAGGAATTTGTCAGCGATTTGATACAGGGAGGGGCTGGAACATCCGTAAATATGAATGCCAATGAGGTTATCGCCAATATTGGTTTGGAATATCTGGGACATAAAAAAGGAGAATATAAATTTTTGCATCCCAATAATCATGTGAATTGTTCCCAATCAACAAATGATGCATATCCATCCGCCTTTAGAATTGCGCTGTATTTAAAGATGGATTCCTTTATAAAAACGGTCGAAAATCTTGAAAAAGCTTTTTTAGCAAAAGGGAATGAGTTCAAAAATGTTTTAAAAATGGGTAGAACTCAACTGCAGGATGCCGTGCCAATGACATTGGGACAGGAATTCCATTCTTATGCGACTACCATTGGTGAAGACGTTTTAAGGTTAAAAGATGCTCAAAGTTTGGTGTTAGATATTAATATGGGAGCTACTGCAATTGGTACCAAAGTAAATGCACCAGAAGGTTATCCGGAAATATGTGTCAATTATTTGGCTCAAGAAATTGGAATTCCATTGACATTATCACCAGACTTGATTGAAGCAACGGTTGATACAGGAGCTTATGTTCAAATTATGGGTACAATGAAAAGAACAGCGGTTAAAATCTCAAAAATATGTAATGATTTGAGATTGCTGAGCTCGGGACCAAGAACAGGATTGAATGAAATTAATCTTCCGGCACGCCAACCTGGGTCTTCTATAATGCCCGGAAAAGTAAATCCAGTAATTCCCGAAGTGGTAAATCAAACCTGTTTTTATGTAATTGGACAAGATTTAACAGTGACTATGGCTGCCGAAGCCGGACAATTACAATTAAATGTTATGGAACCAGTAATTTCTTTTGCGATGTTTACTTCTTTGGATTATTTGTCAAAAGCCATTCAGACATTAATTGATAAATGTATTGTAGGCATTACTGCAAATGAGCAACATTGCTATGATATGGTGATGAACAGTATTGGAATTGTAACTCAATTAAACCCAATAATAGGATACGAAGAAAGTGCCAGTATCGCAGGAGACGCTTTGAAAACAGGAAAAAGTGTTCACCAAATTGCAGTTGTTGAACGAAAATTAATAACCCAAGAAAAATGGGACGAAATTTATTCAACAGATAATTTAATTCACCCTAGATATATAACCTCGTAG
- the aspT gene encoding aspartate-alanine antiporter, with product MEEIAHILRQHPELAVFLTLSLGFALGHIKIGTFKIGVVLGTLFAGVLIGQLNIEIPPIVKTIFFDFFLFATGYKVGPQFFQGLKKNAFPQLMLTIVICVSCLLIAYGMALFLNYDTGTAAGLLAGAFSESTLIGTASEAIHQLPIAEPEKIRLINHIPVAYSLTYLIGATSFVFFLTTIAPKLLRINLVEESEKLSQTLTGDTEHEPGIQSAYQRWIIRAYQITNEKWVGLTISEFEKKNKELRLIIQRMRHNLELIEPTPETIIHKDDILVIMAQHGIILNSLSNIGPEVLDEELLKFPLAHMDVTITNKEISGKTIKQLRKRFANGLMLDKITREYQEIPFNLNTVLLRGDVLKLTGKMDLIEKAAKEIGYLDRLSVATDIVFLGLGIVLGGLFGLLSITIFGISITLTTSGGALVMGLVFGWLHSRTPIFGGIPEPALWIFDNVGLATFIGLVGMAAGPSFISGLQEMGFSIVIAGFVVAIVPHIIGLLFGKYVLKMNPIILLGAQTGAGTSTIGLKAIQDASASKFPVLGYTIPYALGNILLTAWGPILVSMMN from the coding sequence ATGGAAGAAATTGCACATATTTTACGACAGCATCCCGAACTGGCTGTTTTTTTAACACTATCACTGGGTTTTGCTTTAGGGCATATAAAAATTGGCACTTTTAAAATTGGAGTGGTTTTGGGAACCTTGTTCGCAGGTGTGCTTATTGGACAATTGAACATTGAAATTCCACCGATTGTAAAAACTATTTTCTTTGATTTTTTTCTTTTTGCAACCGGTTACAAAGTTGGGCCTCAATTTTTTCAGGGATTAAAGAAAAATGCATTTCCACAATTAATGTTAACCATCGTGATTTGTGTCTCTTGCTTATTAATAGCTTATGGAATGGCGCTATTTTTAAATTATGATACGGGGACTGCAGCGGGACTTTTGGCAGGAGCATTTTCGGAGTCAACACTTATTGGAACGGCGTCGGAAGCGATTCATCAATTGCCAATAGCTGAGCCAGAAAAAATCAGATTAATTAACCATATACCAGTGGCTTATTCTCTTACCTATCTTATCGGGGCAACTTCATTTGTTTTCTTTTTGACAACAATTGCTCCCAAATTATTGAGGATTAATTTGGTTGAAGAAAGTGAAAAACTTAGTCAAACTTTAACTGGAGATACAGAGCATGAGCCGGGAATTCAATCTGCTTATCAGAGATGGATTATCAGAGCTTATCAAATTACAAATGAGAAATGGGTTGGCTTGACGATATCCGAATTTGAAAAAAAGAATAAAGAGTTGCGATTAATCATCCAGAGAATGAGACATAATCTGGAATTAATCGAACCGACTCCCGAAACTATAATTCATAAAGATGATATATTGGTAATAATGGCGCAGCACGGTATTATTTTGAATAGTCTTTCGAATATTGGTCCAGAAGTTTTGGATGAAGAATTACTGAAGTTTCCATTGGCACATATGGATGTAACCATTACAAACAAAGAAATTTCGGGAAAAACAATCAAACAATTGCGCAAGCGTTTCGCCAATGGATTGATGTTGGATAAAATTACCCGGGAATATCAGGAAATACCTTTTAATTTAAATACTGTTTTGCTTAGAGGAGATGTTTTGAAACTCACTGGAAAAATGGATTTGATAGAAAAAGCGGCTAAAGAAATAGGCTATTTGGATCGATTAAGTGTAGCCACCGATATTGTTTTTCTTGGTTTAGGAATTGTTTTGGGAGGGCTTTTCGGATTGTTGTCCATAACAATTTTTGGTATTTCGATAACATTAACTACCAGCGGAGGAGCTTTAGTAATGGGATTGGTTTTTGGTTGGTTACATTCGCGAACACCAATATTTGGAGGAATTCCAGAACCTGCCTTATGGATTTTTGACAATGTTGGATTGGCAACTTTTATCGGTTTGGTAGGAATGGCAGCTGGCCCCAGTTTTATTTCTGGACTTCAAGAAATGGGTTTTAGTATTGTTATAGCTGGTTTTGTTGTTGCAATCGTTCCGCATATTATCGGACTTCTTTTTGGAAAATATGTACTCAAAATGAATCCAATCATTTTATTGGGAGCTCAAACAGGAGCCGGAACTTCAACTATTGGACTAAAAGCGATACAGGATGCTTCGGCAAGTAAATTTCCGGTTTTGGGGTACACTATTCCCTATGCACTGGGAAATATTCTCTTAACTGCCTGGGGGCCAATTTTAGTTTCAATGATGAACTAA
- a CDS encoding NAD-dependent malic enzyme, with product MEDNTGYSILRNPRLNKGTAFSLEEREKYGLLGMLPEAVETIETQILRIHEQLDNFSKPINQYIYLMQLLENNETLFFKTISSDPVKYLPLVYTPTVGEACQKFGQVTRRQRGLYLSIKQKDNLKQILKNWKEDDVRFTVVTDGGRILGLGDLGIFGLGIPIGKLVLYTSCGGVPPEYTLPIVLDVGTNNEDFLNDPLYPGLKCKRIRGKEFDDFVAAFVEAMNEVFPKICIQWEDFPGVDAIKILNDYKEKVCTFNDDIQGTAAVATAGFISISRLMKKRFVDQRFLFLGAGAAAFGIADMLVKKFQRDGLTEEEALKQIWMFDVNGLLVKSRTDLAEHQLQFAHDSETCNDFAEAVLKIKPTAIVGVSTVGGAFNQQVIENMSAINENPIIFPYSNPTSHSECTAEQAYNWSKGKAIFASGSPFAPVEYQGKTFTPGQGNNVFIFPALGLAIFATEATRVTDEMLLTASEAVAEQVSFADFEKGLIYPSVADILKVSINVAVKVAKEIFDSGLAGVERPENISDFIKSKMYIPEYK from the coding sequence ATGGAAGACAATACTGGTTATTCTATATTACGTAATCCCCGATTGAATAAAGGAACTGCTTTTTCCCTTGAGGAAAGAGAAAAATATGGGTTGTTGGGAATGTTGCCCGAAGCCGTAGAAACAATTGAAACACAAATTTTGCGAATTCATGAGCAATTGGACAATTTTTCGAAACCAATCAATCAATATATTTACTTAATGCAGTTGTTGGAAAACAATGAAACTTTGTTTTTTAAGACAATTTCCAGCGATCCGGTTAAATATTTGCCATTGGTTTATACTCCAACTGTTGGAGAAGCCTGTCAAAAGTTTGGTCAAGTAACCCGAAGACAAAGAGGATTGTATCTTTCCATAAAACAAAAAGACAATTTAAAACAAATCCTTAAGAATTGGAAAGAAGATGATGTGCGATTTACCGTTGTCACAGATGGCGGACGTATATTGGGATTGGGAGATTTAGGTATTTTTGGTTTAGGAATTCCTATCGGGAAATTGGTTTTATATACCAGTTGTGGCGGTGTTCCTCCAGAATATACCCTTCCGATTGTTTTGGATGTAGGAACCAATAATGAAGATTTTTTGAATGATCCTTTATATCCTGGGTTAAAATGCAAAAGGATTCGCGGAAAAGAGTTTGATGATTTTGTTGCTGCTTTTGTTGAAGCGATGAATGAGGTTTTTCCTAAAATATGTATACAATGGGAAGATTTTCCTGGAGTTGACGCCATCAAGATATTGAATGATTACAAAGAGAAAGTCTGTACTTTTAATGATGATATACAGGGGACAGCAGCGGTTGCAACCGCAGGATTTATTTCGATAAGCCGCTTGATGAAAAAAAGATTTGTAGACCAGCGTTTTTTGTTTTTGGGAGCAGGTGCAGCGGCTTTTGGCATTGCTGATATGCTGGTCAAAAAGTTTCAAAGAGACGGACTTACAGAAGAAGAAGCTTTAAAACAGATTTGGATGTTTGATGTAAATGGATTATTGGTCAAAAGCCGAACAGATCTTGCCGAACATCAATTGCAGTTTGCACACGATTCTGAAACTTGCAATGATTTTGCCGAAGCAGTTCTAAAAATAAAACCTACTGCTATTGTTGGTGTGAGTACAGTAGGAGGAGCATTCAACCAGCAGGTAATTGAAAATATGAGTGCCATAAATGAAAATCCGATAATTTTCCCTTATTCCAACCCAACTTCCCACTCAGAATGTACTGCAGAACAGGCTTATAATTGGAGTAAAGGGAAAGCCATTTTTGCAAGCGGAAGTCCATTTGCACCGGTAGAATATCAAGGAAAAACATTTACGCCGGGACAAGGAAATAATGTGTTTATTTTTCCGGCATTGGGACTTGCTATTTTTGCTACCGAAGCTACAAGAGTAACAGATGAAATGTTGTTGACGGCCTCTGAAGCAGTCGCTGAACAGGTAAGTTTTGCCGATTTTGAAAAAGGATTAATCTATCCTAGTGTAGCCGATATATTAAAAGTATCCATAAATGTTGCTGTAAAAGTTGCCAAAGAAATTTTTGATTCCGGCTTGGCAGGAGTTGAACGACCTGAAAATATCAGTGATTTTATCAAAAGCAAAATGTACATACCGGAGTATAAATAG
- a CDS encoding DUF2490 domain-containing protein has product MKNLSKLLIAFFPVLIFAQSGTQKEVNHQMQTWVSLNSVTKFSDHWGIAGDVHIRENGFFESNNFYLLRGGIAYIPNASVSITGGYAHMWLAPTKEGWSTYADENRIYEQAQLITKIGKVSVLQRLRNEQRWQEKMANDTPTGELRFTNRVRYLASFNIPIFDDKKMPSLVLSDEILIHFGKEVVYNTFDQNRLFIGIKQNVNPKLSFDLGYMNVYQQKYTGYQYDMNHTIRLFFYLNSSLKHSIPKPAVHQSGDE; this is encoded by the coding sequence TTGAAAAATTTATCCAAACTTCTGATCGCTTTTTTTCCTGTTTTAATCTTCGCTCAAAGCGGAACTCAAAAAGAAGTAAATCATCAGATGCAAACCTGGGTTTCGCTCAATTCTGTGACCAAGTTCAGTGACCATTGGGGGATTGCTGGAGATGTCCATATTCGTGAAAACGGATTTTTTGAAAGCAATAATTTTTATTTATTGAGAGGCGGAATTGCATATATCCCAAATGCTTCTGTTTCAATCACAGGAGGATATGCACATATGTGGTTGGCTCCTACAAAAGAGGGGTGGTCAACTTATGCCGATGAAAACAGAATATACGAACAGGCACAGTTGATTACCAAAATTGGAAAAGTAAGTGTCCTTCAAAGGCTAAGAAATGAGCAAAGATGGCAGGAAAAAATGGCTAATGATACGCCTACAGGAGAACTTCGCTTTACAAACAGAGTGCGTTATTTGGCCAGTTTTAACATCCCGATTTTTGATGATAAAAAAATGCCTTCTTTGGTTTTGTCTGATGAAATATTGATTCATTTTGGGAAAGAAGTGGTTTACAACACATTTGACCAAAATCGATTATTTATTGGAATCAAACAAAATGTTAACCCAAAATTGAGTTTTGATTTGGGGTATATGAATGTATATCAGCAAAAATATACCGGTTATCAGTATGATATGAATCACACGATTCGGCTGTTCTTTTATCTGAATTCATCGTTAAAACACAGTATTCCAAAACCAGCTGTACATCAATCTGGAGACGAATAG
- a CDS encoding endonuclease/exonuclease/phosphatase family protein: MKSILFYLLFFFSFTAISQTKLLSWNLENFGKSKSDQDVEFIANVIKDYDIAAIQEVVAGNGGAQAVVRLADALNRKGAKWDYRISDPTSSSSYKTERYAFLWKTKNIKLRGKPWLERNYHIEIDREPYFATFEINGKNITIASFHAITKSKQPETEIKYFKLLPQEYPTQNLLFAGDFNCPQSHSVFTPLKKMGFSPILTNQKTSLKTKPKNGNYLASEYDNIFYKTNSINFIKSDAILFYKNFISLKEARKISDHLPIWFEFSLN; encoded by the coding sequence ATGAAATCAATCCTTTTTTATCTATTATTTTTCTTTTCCTTTACGGCCATTTCCCAAACCAAACTCCTTTCTTGGAATCTGGAAAACTTTGGAAAATCCAAATCTGACCAAGACGTTGAATTTATTGCTAATGTTATAAAAGACTATGATATAGCTGCCATCCAAGAAGTTGTTGCCGGAAATGGCGGCGCTCAAGCTGTGGTGAGACTCGCTGATGCCCTTAACCGTAAAGGAGCAAAATGGGATTACCGAATAAGTGATCCTACTTCAAGTAGTTCCTATAAAACAGAACGTTATGCTTTTCTTTGGAAAACGAAAAACATAAAATTAAGAGGAAAACCTTGGTTGGAACGCAACTATCATATAGAAATAGACCGAGAACCTTATTTTGCCACTTTCGAAATCAATGGAAAAAACATAACTATTGCCTCTTTTCACGCCATTACCAAAAGTAAACAACCCGAAACCGAAATTAAATATTTTAAGCTTTTACCTCAGGAATATCCAACACAAAACTTACTGTTTGCAGGGGATTTCAATTGTCCTCAGTCACATTCTGTTTTTACACCCTTAAAAAAAATGGGCTTTTCTCCAATTTTGACAAATCAAAAAACATCACTGAAAACAAAACCAAAAAATGGTAATTATCTCGCCTCCGAATATGATAATATTTTTTATAAAACAAATTCCATAAACTTTATAAAATCGGATGCTATTCTATTTTATAAAAATTTCATTTCACTAAAAGAAGCCCGAAAAATTTCTGATCATCTCCCTATATGGTTTGAATTTTCCCTTAATTAA
- a CDS encoding asparagine synthetase B has protein sequence MMRKRILFLFVFLLSISSRASYILLPMDETTQQNHLKAYGITYWVLAKNYKASWLLNYRGGSFLLPDAEEIRKECQIRGVSFEVISDAEETAILNEISSPSQNMEAVVLEKAPKIAVYTPEGKQPWDDAVTLVLTYAEIPFTPIYDEAVLSDQLLLYDWLHLHHEDYTGQYGKFYAAYKNVPWYIDQKRDAEALAKKLGYQKVSQEKGAVAKKIRDFVIGGGFLFAMCSATDSFDIALAADGVDICESMFDGDPSEPNYQSKLNFNNTFAFKNFTLERRPEQYEFSDIDMTLKRRIPMDKDYFTLMDYSAKWDFIPSMLCQNHTQLVKGFMGQTTSFDSDLIKSNVLVMGVCELNGEARYIHGEKGKGMFTFYGGHDPEDYQHQVGDPPTVLDLHPNSPGYRLILNNVLFPAARKKKQKT, from the coding sequence ATGATGCGTAAAAGAATTCTTTTCTTGTTTGTTTTTCTGTTATCGATTTCTTCGAGGGCTTCATATATTTTGTTGCCAATGGACGAAACTACTCAGCAAAATCATCTTAAAGCGTATGGAATCACCTATTGGGTTTTGGCTAAAAACTACAAAGCAAGTTGGTTGCTTAATTATCGCGGAGGTTCTTTTCTGTTGCCCGATGCCGAGGAAATCAGGAAAGAATGTCAAATACGAGGAGTGAGTTTTGAAGTTATTTCGGATGCCGAGGAAACAGCAATCTTAAATGAGATTTCCAGTCCATCACAAAATATGGAAGCTGTTGTATTAGAAAAGGCTCCAAAAATTGCGGTTTACACACCTGAAGGAAAACAGCCATGGGATGATGCAGTTACTTTGGTGTTGACTTATGCCGAAATTCCGTTTACACCAATATATGATGAGGCAGTTTTGAGTGACCAATTATTGCTTTACGATTGGCTGCATCTGCATCATGAGGATTATACCGGTCAATATGGAAAGTTCTACGCGGCTTATAAAAATGTTCCCTGGTACATCGACCAAAAGAGAGATGCCGAAGCTTTGGCTAAAAAATTAGGTTATCAAAAAGTTTCTCAGGAAAAAGGAGCTGTTGCCAAAAAGATTAGGGATTTCGTGATTGGAGGAGGTTTTTTGTTTGCGATGTGTTCTGCTACAGATAGTTTTGATATTGCACTGGCGGCAGATGGTGTTGATATATGCGAATCAATGTTTGATGGCGATCCAAGCGAACCCAATTATCAGTCCAAACTTAATTTTAATAATACTTTTGCTTTCAAAAATTTTACTTTGGAGAGAAGACCAGAACAATATGAGTTTTCGGATATTGATATGACGCTGAAAAGGAGAATTCCTATGGACAAAGATTATTTTACATTGATGGATTATTCGGCCAAATGGGATTTTATTCCCAGTATGTTGTGCCAAAATCATACACAATTGGTTAAAGGTTTTATGGGACAAACGACTTCTTTTGATTCAGATTTGATAAAATCGAATGTACTTGTTATGGGTGTTTGTGAGCTGAATGGTGAAGCACGCTATATTCATGGGGAAAAAGGGAAAGGAATGTTTACTTTTTATGGAGGTCACGATCCAGAGGATTACCAGCATCAGGTGGGTGACCCTCCGACGGTTTTGGATTTGCATCCTAATTCCCCCGGATACAGATTGATTTTGAATAATGTTTTGTTTCCGGCGGCGAGAAAGAAAAAACAAAAAACGTAA
- the dnaB gene encoding replicative DNA helicase, translating into MENFKNISPVKVDKTTIINLEKGKLPPQALDLEEAVLGAMMIDKKGVDDVIDILQPDAFYKDAHKYIFEAIVQLFNDTQPIDLLTVSAQLRKNAKLDLAGGDFYLIQLTQKISSSAHIEFHSRIILQKFIQRSLIRISSEIIEDSYDETADVFDLLDKAESKLYEVTQGNIKRSSETAQSLVLQAKKRIEEIAGQEGLSGVATGFDKLDKLTSGWQPSDLIIIAARPAMGKTAFVLSMTRNIAIDFGHPVALFSLEMASVQLITRLISSETGLSSEKLRTGKLEKHEWEQLSTKVKNLEKAPIFIDDTPSLSIFDLRAKARRLVSQHGIKIIIIDYLQLMTAGGAAGKGGGNREQEISTISRNLKALAKELNVPVIALSQLSRAVETRGSSKRPLLSDLRESGAIEQDADIVSFLYRPEYYKIDEWDDEEASPTAGQAEIMIAKHRNGGIENVRLKFIGHLGRFDNLEDYGSGYDDLPSSMNHDESPFITKNLPSANEAFGSNFNHDDEDDGDVPF; encoded by the coding sequence ATGGAAAATTTCAAAAATATCAGCCCTGTTAAAGTGGACAAAACAACAATTATTAACCTGGAAAAAGGTAAATTACCTCCGCAGGCATTAGATTTGGAGGAGGCTGTGCTAGGGGCAATGATGATTGACAAAAAGGGAGTGGATGATGTAATTGATATTCTTCAGCCTGATGCATTTTACAAGGATGCACACAAATATATATTTGAGGCTATTGTACAATTATTCAATGACACACAACCAATCGATTTGCTGACGGTTTCAGCACAACTTAGAAAAAATGCAAAATTAGATCTTGCTGGTGGCGATTTTTATTTAATTCAGCTTACGCAAAAGATTTCTTCGTCGGCACACATCGAATTTCACTCCAGGATTATTCTTCAAAAATTCATTCAACGAAGTTTGATTCGAATTTCGTCTGAAATCATTGAAGATTCATACGATGAAACAGCAGATGTATTCGATTTATTAGATAAAGCCGAATCCAAACTTTATGAAGTAACACAAGGAAATATCAAACGTAGTTCCGAAACGGCGCAAAGTTTGGTGCTTCAGGCCAAAAAACGTATCGAGGAAATTGCGGGTCAGGAAGGTCTTAGTGGGGTGGCTACCGGTTTTGATAAATTGGATAAACTGACTTCGGGTTGGCAACCAAGTGACTTAATTATCATTGCGGCGAGACCAGCGATGGGAAAAACAGCTTTTGTCTTGTCGATGACTAGAAATATCGCCATTGATTTTGGACATCCTGTAGCTTTGTTCTCTCTAGAGATGGCATCAGTACAGTTAATTACTCGTTTGATTTCATCCGAAACCGGATTGTCATCAGAGAAACTCCGTACCGGAAAATTAGAAAAACACGAATGGGAACAGCTTAGTACAAAAGTTAAGAACCTTGAAAAAGCACCTATTTTTATTGACGATACCCCATCGTTGTCTATTTTTGATTTACGTGCCAAAGCAAGACGTTTGGTGTCGCAACACGGTATAAAAATTATCATTATTGATTATTTGCAGTTAATGACTGCCGGAGGTGCTGCTGGAAAGGGTGGAGGAAACAGAGAACAGGAAATTTCGACAATTTCCCGAAACCTTAAAGCATTGGCAAAAGAGTTGAATGTTCCTGTAATTGCACTATCGCAGTTATCGCGTGCAGTTGAAACTCGTGGTTCTAGCAAAAGACCGTTGCTTTCGGATCTTCGTGAATCGGGAGCGATCGAGCAGGATGCGGATATTGTTTCCTTTTTATACCGCCCCGAATATTACAAAATCGATGAATGGGATGATGAAGAAGCGTCTCCAACAGCAGGTCAGGCAGAGATTATGATTGCCAAGCATAGAAATGGTGGTATCGAAAATGTTCGTTTGAAATTTATTGGTCACCTTGGACGATTTGATAACCTTGAAGATTATGGCAGTGGTTATGATGATTTGCCATCGAGCATGAATCATGATGAAAGCCCTTTCATAACCAAAAACCTTCCATCGGCAAATGAGGCTTTTGGAAGCAATTTTAATCATGATGACGAGGATGATGGTGATGTTCCTTTTTAA
- a CDS encoding acetyl-CoA carboxylase carboxyltransferase subunit alpha has product MEYLDFELPIKELEEQLDKCVVIGLESDVDVTNTCKQINKKLEETKKQIYKNLTAWQRVQLSRHPSRPYTLDHIKGICGDTFLELHGDRGFKDDKAMIGGLGKIGGQSFMIVGQQKGFNTKTRQYRNFGMANPEGYRKALRLMKMAEKFNIPVVTLIDTPGAYPGLEAEERGQGEAIARNIFEMVRLKVPIITVIVGEGASGGALGIGVGDRVYMLENTWYSVISPESCSSILWKSWDYKEQAAEALKLTSADMKKQKLVDDIIPEPLGGAHYDRETTFNTVEQYILKGYNELKDLSTEELIAQRMDKYCRMGEFKE; this is encoded by the coding sequence ATGGAATATTTAGATTTTGAGCTTCCTATAAAAGAGCTTGAAGAGCAATTAGATAAATGTGTTGTTATTGGCTTAGAATCAGATGTTGATGTTACAAATACCTGTAAGCAAATCAACAAAAAACTGGAAGAAACCAAAAAACAGATTTATAAAAACTTAACTGCATGGCAACGTGTGCAGTTGTCGAGACATCCAAGCAGACCTTATACTTTGGATCATATCAAAGGAATTTGTGGCGATACTTTTCTGGAACTTCATGGCGATAGAGGCTTCAAAGATGATAAAGCTATGATTGGCGGTTTAGGAAAAATTGGAGGACAATCTTTTATGATTGTTGGACAACAAAAAGGATTCAATACCAAGACACGTCAGTATAGAAATTTTGGAATGGCAAATCCTGAAGGTTACAGAAAAGCGTTACGCTTAATGAAAATGGCCGAAAAATTTAATATTCCTGTTGTTACTTTGATCGATACTCCTGGAGCTTATCCAGGTTTGGAAGCTGAAGAAAGAGGACAAGGAGAAGCCATTGCCAGAAATATATTTGAAATGGTGCGGTTGAAAGTGCCAATCATTACAGTAATTGTTGGAGAAGGGGCATCGGGAGGTGCATTGGGAATAGGTGTTGGAGATCGCGTTTATATGTTGGAAAACACTTGGTATTCTGTAATTTCACCAGAATCTTGTTCATCTATTTTATGGAAAAGCTGGGATTACAAAGAACAAGCTGCCGAGGCCTTGAAGCTAACTTCAGCCGACATGAAAAAACAAAAATTAGTCGATGATATTATTCCAGAACCTTTAGGGGGAGCCCATTATGACAGAGAGACTACTTTTAATACAGTTGAGCAATATATCCTGAAAGGATACAATGAGTTGAAAGACTTATCAACAGAGGAGTTAATTGCACAAAGAATGGATAAATACTGTAGAATGGGTGAGTTTAAAGAATAA